In Clavibacter californiensis, the sequence CCCGCGATCGTCCCGGGCCTCACGTCGGCTACGTTCCCGACGGCGTCCGGCGCAGGACAGGGCGGCTCGCGCGTCGTCAACCCGATCCTCGACCTCGGCGACGACCTCCGCCGCCCCGTCGACGTGGAGGCGCTCCGCTACTCGACCGCGTCCCTCACGCCCCTCTACTTCAAGGTCACGACGCTCTCGCGCTTCGAGGGCGACGAGTGGGCGCCATCGCCGTTGCGCCCGCCGGACGGGAACACCGTCGACGAGATCGGGCCGGACCTCGGATCCGGATCGGACGTCCCCGCCGAAGAGGTCGAGGCCCGCGTGCAGGTCGAGGGCTCCTCGAGCGCCTGGTTGCCCGCGCCCTACGCGCCCCGCAGCGTCACCGGGCTCGAGGGGTCATGGCGCTGGTCGGAGCAGGGCCTCGCGATCCGCTCGTCCGACTCCGACAGCCGCGACCAGAGCTACACCGTGACGAGCGAGCTGCCCCGACCCGAGCGCGCGCAGCTGGAGGCCGTGGCGCCCGCGACCGACGACGACCTCGAGCCGTACCTGCAGATCCCCGAGGGCACCCCGGCCATCGTCGCCTCGACCACCGCCGACGTGCTCGCGGGCATCGACACGCCCTACGACCAGGCGCTCGCGCTCCAGGAGTTCTTCACGGGCGGGCAGTTCCGCTACTCGGAGGACGCGCCCGTCCAGCAGGGCTACGACGGCAGCGGCGTCGACGTCGTGGGGGAGTTCCTCCGCGTGCGCTCGGGCTACTGCGTGCACTTCGCGTCGGCCATGGCGATCATGGCGCGCGAGGCGGGCATCCCGTCGCGCGTGGCCGTGGGCTACCTGCCGGGCGACCAGGTCGGGCGCGACGGCGACCTCATCACCTACCGCGTCGGATCCCACGACCTGCACTCGTGGCCCGAGCTGTACTTCTCCGGCATCGGCTGGATCGCGTTCGAGCCGACGCCGGGCCGCGGCCAGGCCGCGCCCTACGCCCAGCCGTCGGCCGCGCCGACCGCCCCGCCCACGCCCTCGGCGACGCCGAGCGCAACCGCTGAGGCGACGCCCTCCGCGACGCCCGCGCCCACCGCGTCGGCCGCGCCCGGCGTGAGCGGCACCGCGGGCGTCCGGATCCCGTGGGCCGCCCTCGGCACGGTCGCCCTCGTGCTCCTGGTGCTCGCCCTCCTCGCGACCCCCGCCCTGCTGCGTCGGGCCCGCCGCTCCGGCCGACTGTGCGCCCTCGAGACGGGGGCCGCCGCCGCGGGCACGGCCTGGCGCGAGGTGGAGGACCAGGCGGTCGACCTCGGGCTCCGCGTGCCGGACACCGAGTCGCCCCGCGAGCTCGGCCGCCGCCTCCAGGGTGACGACCCGTCCCTCGCCGACCCGATCGCGCTCCTGGTCACCGCGCGCGAGCGGGAGCGCTTCGCCCGCGCCGACGCGCCGGTGGATTCCGCGGCCGGAGCCGCGCAGGCCGCGGCGCTCGTCGCGCTGGGTGACGCGCTGCGCGCCCGCGCGGGCCGCGTCGATCGGATCCTCGCCCTCGTCGCCCCGCGCTCGCTCGTCCGCCGCCGCCCTCGGGACGACGACGGGCCGGACGACGGGACCGCGGGCGCGCCACCGGCCCGACCGGTCGCCGGACCGCCCGCGTCGGACGCCCCTCGTACACTCGGGGGATGACCGGATCCGACGCCGCGCTCGCGGGCGTCGTGGGCGGCCGCACCGCCGGCGTGATGCAGAAGGCGTTCGGCCTGCGCACGGTGGCCGACCTCCTCGAGCACCTCCCGCGCCGCTACGCCCGCCGCGGCGAGCTCACGGCCCTGGCCGAGCTGCCCGTCGACCAGCAGGCCACCATCGTCGCCGAGGTGCGCGAGGTCCGCGAGCGGCCCATGCGCGCCCGGCGCGGCAGCATCCTCGAGGTGCGGATCACCGACGGCCGCGGCTTCCTCACCCTCACCTTCTTCAACCAGGCGTGGCGCGCGAAGGACCTGGTTCCCGGCGTCCGCGGGATCTTCGCGGGCAAGGTCAGCGACTACCGCGGCGCCCTGCAGCTCGCCCACCCCGACTACGAGCTGTTCGACGCCCACGAGGGCCCCGAGCTCTCCGGCGGCGAGCCCGACGCGGCCGCGCGCCGCTGGGCCGAGATGCCCATCCCCATCTACCCGGCCACCGCCTCCATGGCGAGCTGGCAGGTCGCGAAGTCGGTGGAGCTGGTGCTCGACGCGGTCGACGACCTCGAGGACCCGATCCCCGCCGACGTGCGCGCCGAGCGCGGCCTGCTCCCGTACCGCGAGGCGCTCGAGGGCGTGCACCGCCCCGAGAAGGACGTCGACTGGCGCCGCGGCCGCGACGCCCTGCGCTTCCAGGAGGCGTTCGTCCTCCAGACCGCGCTCCTGCAGCGGCGCCAGGCGGCGCGCGCGCTGCCGGCCACGCCGCGGATCTCGACCCCCGGCGGCCACCTCGACCAGCTCGACGCGCAGCTGCCCTTCGAGCTCACGGGCGACCAGCGGCTCGTGGGCGAGGAGATCGCCACCGACATGGCGCGCACCTGGCCCATGAACCGGCTCGTGCAGGGCGAGGTCGGCTCCGGCAAGACGCTCGTCGCGCTCCGGGCGATGCTCGCGGTGGCCGACACGGGAGGCCAGTCGGCGCTGCTCGCGCCCACCGAGGTGCTCGCGAGCCAGCACCTGCGCTCGCTCACGGCGTCGCTCGGTCCCGACCTCGCGGCCGAGCTCATGCCGACCCTGCTCACCGGCCAGCTCTCGACCGCCGAGCGCAAGCGCGCGCTGCTGCGCATCGTCAGCGGCCAGGCCCGCATCGTCGTCGGCACGCACGCGCTCCTCGGCGACCGCGTCGAGTTCCTCGACCTGGGCCTCGTCGTGGTCGACGAGCAGCACCGCTTCGGCGTCGACCAGCGCGAGGCGCTCCGGCGGAAGGGAGGCACGCCGCCGCACGTCCTCGTGCTCACGGCCACGCCCATCCCGCGCACGGTCGCGATGACGGTGTTCGGCGACCTCGACGTCTCGACCATCGCCGAGCTGCCGAGCGGGCGGCAGCCCATCGAGTCGTTCGTCGTCCCGCTGCACGAGCAGCCGCGGTGGATCGAGCGGGTGTGGGAGCGCACGGCGGAGGAGATCCAGAAGGGCCGGCAGGCGTTCGTGGTCTGCCCGGCGATCGACCCGCAGGATCCCGACGCGGAGGACGAGGACGCGTCCGAGGGCGCCGACGACGCGCCGACCCGGCCCGCGCTCGCGACCGTCACCGAGGTCGACGCCCTCCTCGCGGCGCACCCGCGCCTCGGATCCGTCCGCCGGGCCGTGCTGCACGGCCGCATGTCGGGGGAGGAGAAGGACCGCGTCATGCGCGCGTTCTCCTCGGGCGACATCGACCTCATCGTGGCCACCACCGTCATCGAGGTGGGCGTCGACGTGCCGAACGCCTCGACCATGGTGATCCTCGACGCCGACCGCTTCGGCGTCTCGCAGCTGCACCAGCTCCGCGGCCGCGTGGGTCGCGGCGGCGTGCCCGGCCTCTGCCTCATGGTCACGCACGCCGAGCCCGAGACGGTCGCCCGCGAGCGGGCGGACGCCGTCGCCGCGACCCTCGACGGCTTCGAGCTCGCCCGCGTCGACCTCGAGCTCCGCCGCGAGGGCAACGTCCTCGGCACGAACCAGTCCGGCGGACGCTCCTCGCTCCGGCTGCTGCGCGTCGCGCAGGACGGCGACCTCATCGAGTCCGCGCGCGAGCACGCCCACGACGTGCTCGAGGCGTCGCCGGACCTCCAGGGCCACCCCGCGCTCGCCCGCGCGCTCGCCCGTCGGCTCGACGACGAGGAGCGCGCCTTCCTCGACAAGAACTAGGGGAGCGCCCGCCGTAGGCTGGCGGGATGCAGCGGATCGCCGTCGTCCCCGGATCGTTCGACCCCGTCACGCTCGGGCACCTCGACGTGATCCGCCGGGCCGCCCGCCTGTACGACGAGCTCGTCGTGCTGGTGGTGCACAACCCCGGCAAGACCCCCATGCTGCCGCTCGAGGAGCGCGTCGCCCTCATCGAGCGCGTGAGCCGCGACGCCGGCCTCCCGGACACGGTCCGCGTCGACTCCTGGGGCGCCGGCCTCCTCGTCGACTACTGCCGGCAGGTGGGCGCGACCGTCCTCGTCAAGGGCGTCCGCTCGCAGCTCGACGTGACGTACGAGACGCCCATGGCCCTCGTCAACCGCGACCTCGCGGACGTCGAGACCGTGCTGCTGCTGCCGGATCCCGCGCACGCCCACGTGTCCAGCTCGCTCGTGCGCCAGGTCGAGGCGCTCGGCGGCGACGTGGCGCCGTACGTGCCGGCGGCCGTCGCGGAGGCGCTGGCCGTCCGGCGGGCCGGCTGACGCCCCGTAGGATCTACGGGTGTCCAGGTTCCAGAAGACCCCATTCACGGTCCACGTCCACGACATCGTGCACCGTCCCGGGGAGATGCGCGAGCTCGACCTGACCATCGTCACCCCCGAGCGCATGGGGGAGGGCCTCATCGCCGTGCCCGCGGGTCGCGAGATGCGCGTGCATGTCCGCCTCGAGTCCCTGCACGACGGCATCCTGGTCACCGGCGAGGTCGACACGGTGGCCGACGGCCAGTCCGCGCGCACGCTCGCCGACATGCAGGAGCGTGTCCAAGTCGATTTCGCGGAGCTATTCGCGTATGGTCTTGATGAAGCTTTCGACTACCAGGTCCAGGACGAGCACGTGGACCTGGAGCCGGTCATCCGGGATGCGGTGGTCCTTTCACTGCCGTTCCAGCCCGAAGTGCCGGGCGAGGACCTCGATCTCGATCTGGGTCCCGGCATCAGCCTGGTCCTGGCGGACTCCGACCCGGAACCCGTGATCGATCAGCGCTGGGCAGCCCTGTCCGGCTTCCGAGCTTCCGAAGACAGCGGTGCGGCGCGTGAAGACGCCGACACCGAAACGCAGAGAGATGAGAGTTGACCCATGGCTGTACCCAAGAGAAAGATGTCCCGATCCAACACGCGCGCGCGTCGCTCGCAGTGGAAGGCCGAGGCTCCCACGCTCGTCAAGACCATCGAGAACGGCAAGGTCGTCTACTCCATGCCTCACCGCGCCCGCGTGGTCGAGGACGCCGCCGGCACCCCCCTGTACATGGAGTACAAGGGCCGCAAGGTCGCCGACGTCTAGCCGCGATCCGCTCGGCACGTCGGACATGACCGACACCCAGGGATCCCGCGTCCACGGCGACCGCGACGCGCTCCGGCGCCTCCTCGCCGTGGACGTGAGCCCCGAGCTCCTCGAGCTCGCGCTCACCCACCGCTCGTACGCGTACGAGCACGGCGGCATCCCGCACAACGAGCGCCTCGAGTTCCTCGGCGACTCCATCCTCGGGCAGGCCGTCACGGTCATGCTCTACCTCGAGAACCCCGACCTCGACGAGGGCGAGCTCGCCAAGCGGCGCGCCAGCCTCGTCTCGAGCGTCGCCCTCGCGGAGGTCGCCACGCGCATCGGGCTCGGCGAGCACCTGCTGCTCGGGCGCGGCGAGGAGCTCACGGGCGGCCGCGCCAAGTCGTCGATCCTCGCCGACACGGTCGAGGCCATCATCGGCGCCGCGTACCTCGACGCCGGCGGAGAGGCCGCGACCGGTCTCGTGCTGCGTCTCATCGCGCCGCTCCTCGAGGACCCGGCGCGATTCGGCGCCGCCATGGACCCGAAGACCGCGCTCCAGGAGAGCGCCGCGCGCCAGGGCCTGCCCGCACCCGTCTACGTCGTGCGCGACAGCGGACCCGATCACAGCAAGCGCTTCCACGCCGTCGTCACCGTGGGCGACGTCGTCCGCACGACGGGCGAGGGAACCAGCAAGAAGCAGGCCGAGATGACGGCCGCGCTCGAGGCGTGGACCCGCCTCGAGGCGCGCACCACGGCCTGACCCGCCGTGCCCGAGCTCCCCGAGGTCGAGGTCGTCCGCGCGGGCCTCGAGCCCGCGGTCGCCGGCGCGCGCATCACCGGCGTCGAGATCCTCGACGCGCGCTCCCTCAAGCGGCACGATCCGCTCGAGGGCGTGTTCGTCGACCTGCTCGTCGGTCGCGTGATCACGTCGGCCGTCCGCCGCGGCAAGTTCCTGTGGCTGCCGCTCGAGCCCGACGCCGCACGCGATGGCACGGGTCCTCGCGCCCTCGTCACCCACCTCGGCATGAGCGGGCAGGTGCTCCTCCGCGAGCCCGGCTCCGACCCGGACGGCCTGCTGCGGATCCGCATGGGCATCGAGCACCCGGTGCACGGCGAGCTGGTGGTCGCGTTCGTCGACCAGCGGATCTTCGGCTCCATGGCCGTCGACCGCCTCGTGGCGACGCCCGACGGGCGCGCGGGAGGACGCGGATCGCCCGCCGCGCTCGTGCCGACCCAGGTCGCGCACATCGCGCGCGATCCGCTCGACCCGGCCTTCGACGACGAGCTGCTGCTCGACCGGCTGGCCCGGCGGCGCACGGGGATCAAACGCGCGCTGCTCGACCAGACGCTCGTGAGCGGCATCGGCAACATCTACGCGGACGAGGCGCTGTGGGCCGCGCGGATCCACTACGCGCACCCGACCGACGCCCTCGGTCGCGGCCGCGCGCTGCGCCTCCTCGCCGAGGTGCGCCAGGTGCTCGCGCGGGCGCTGGCCGAGGGCGGCACGAGCTTCGACGCGCAGTACGTGAACGTCAACGGCGCGTCCGGATACTTCTCGCACTCGCTCCACGCCTACGGCCAGCAGGGGAAGCCGTGCCCGCGCTGCGGCACGCCGATCGTGCGGGAGGCGTTCATGAACCGCGGGTCGCACCTCTGCCCGCACTGCCAGGTGCTGCCGGATGCGGATGCGGCCATCGCCTGACCCGGACGCTCAACGCGCGGGGTCGACCTCGCGCATCCAGCTCCCGCTCGTGCCCACATGCCGGAAGCCGAGCGCCTCGTTCACGGCGAGCATCGGGCGGTTCTCGTCCGCGTTCCAGGTGACGACGCGGTCGGCCTCGGGGGCCACGCGCGCGAGGCGCAGCAGGTTCTCGACCTTGAGGAGCATGCCCAGGCGGTGCCCGCGGTGATCGGCCAGCACGAGCGTGTCCTGCTGGTAGGTGTACGCGTGGCCGTCGGAACGGCGTCCGCTGGGGGAGACGGCGATCTGGGTGAAGCCCACGAGCCTGCCCGTCCCCACGTGCAGGGCCGCCGTCGTGAGCCCCGTGCGGCCCGCCGACGCGCGCCGCGCCTCCGCCTCGCGGATCCGGTCGGCATCCCACGGGTCCTCCGCCTGCGGGAGGTCGCCGGCCGGGGTGTCGGTCGACATGCGCGTGTGCAGCACGGCGAGGTCGTCGAGCAGGTGCTCGGGCGTCGCGTCGACCCAGGACACGACGCGGTAGGCGTCCCCGGCGACGCGGCGGGCATCGGCGAGGTGGGCAGCCAGCGTCGGGGCGGCGTCGACGGTGTCGAGCGCGCTCGTCCTCGCGGTCTGGCCGAGGCGGTAGCCGGCGTCGACGACGAAGCGGGCGGACGGGTCGTCGGCGCCGACCGCGCCGATGCCCGTGGGCGAGGGGATGGGCGTCCCGTTCGCCTGGGCGCGGTGCATCGTGAAGCCCATCAGGGTCCGGCAGCCGTCGTCGAGGGCGATCCGCTCCACGCGCTCCCGGAGCGCCCGGCCGATCCCGCTCCGGCGGTGCTCGGGCAGCACGGACACGGCCACATCCGAGGTCGTCGGGTCGTTGAGCCAGGTCGAGAGGAGGCCGCGTCCGACGATCCGGCCATCGACCCGGGCGGCGAAGAGGCGCTTGCGCACGTGATCGACGTCGGCGTAGTCGGCGATCAGCTCCTCCGGCAGCCAGATGAACGCGTCGTGGCCGAGGTCGTGCGACTGCGCGCGGTTGACGACGTCGGTGACGGCTACGAAGTCGTCCCAGCCCTCCGCGCCGACCGCCACGGGCGGGCGGACCTCCTCCACGGCGAAGGGGCGGGCGTCGTCGGCGTGCGGCATGGTCGGCTCCCTCGTCGGCGTGCGCCGCCGGGACCGGCCCGCGCCCTCCCACGGTAGCGGCGGCCCGCCGGACGGGGAGTGGCGCGCGCGGCTCCCGGCCCTGGCCCGCCGGTCCGGTACCGTGATCGAGACCATCACGCGAGGAGGGCGACGGGCGTGCACCTGAAGAGCCTGACCCTCAAGGGGTTCAAGTCGTTCGCGCAGCCGACCACGTTCCAGTTCGAGACGGGCGTGACCTGCGTCGTCGGGCCGAACGGATCCGGCAAGTCGAACGTCGTCGACGCCCTCGCCTGGGTCATGGGCGAGCAGGGCGCCAAGACTCTCCGCGGCGGCAAGATGGAGGACGTCATCTTCGCCGGCACGTCGACGCGCGGCCCGCTCGGCCGCGCCGAGGTCACGCTCACGATCGACAACGCCGACGGCGCGCTGCCCATCGACTACACCGAGGTCGCGATCCGCCGCACGCTGTTCCGCAACGGGGGCAGCGAGTACGCGATCAACGGCACGTCCTGCCGCCTGCTCGACGTGCAGGAGCTGCTGAGCGACTCGGGCCTCGGCCGCGAGATGCACGTCATCGTCGGCCAGGGCCGGCTCGACAACGTCCTGCGCGCGACGCCCGAGGAGCGGCGCGGCTTCATCGAGGAGGCCGCCGGGATCCTCAAGCACCGCCGTCGCAAGGAGCGCACGCTCCGCAAGCTCGAGGGCATGCAGGCGAACCTCACGCGGCTGAACGACCTGGCGGGGGAGATCCGCCGCCAGCTGAAGCCGCTCGGTCGGCAGGCGGAGGTCGCGCGGCAGGCGCAGACCGTGGCGGCCGTCGTCCGCGACGCCCGCGCGCGGCTCGTGGCCGACGAGGTCGTGACCCTGCGGCGCGCGCTCGCGGAGCACACGCGCACCGAGGAGGAGCGCACGACCGAGCGGATGGTGCTGCAGGAGAAGCTCGACCGCGCGGTGATCCGGTCGGAGCGCATCGTCGAGGAGCAGGAGGGCGACGAGGTGGACGGCGCCCGACGCACGGCCTTCGCGCTCGAGCAGGTGCAGGAGCGGCTGCGCAGCCTGCTGTCGCTCGCGCAGCAGCGGCTCGCGCTCCTCGGATCCGCCGACGACGCTCCCGAGACCGCGGCGGGCACGACGCCCGGTCAGGTGCAGGAGTCCCGTGACGAGGCGGCCCGGCTGGTCGCGCTCATCGCCGAGGCGGAGGCGGGCTGGGCGTCCGCACGTCAGGCGACCGCGGCGGCCCGGCAGGCGCTCGACGCGCTCGACGAGGAGATCCAGGCCCAGAGCGCGCTCGTCTCCCGGCACGACCTCGAGATCGCGGGGCTCACGGGCCGCGCCGAGACCGCGGGATCCCGGCTCGCGGCCGTCCGCGGCGAGGTGCTCCGCCAGCAGAACGCGCTCGACGCGGCGCGCGCCCGGCTGGCCGCAGCGGAGGCCGAGCGGGAGCGCGGCGAGGCGGAGGGCGAGGCCGACGAGCAGGGCGGATCCGAGCTCACCCGCGCCTACGAGGACGCGCAGGCCGACGTCGCCAGCGAGGAGTCCGCCATCGAGGCCGTGCGCGAGGAGCTGCACGCGAAGGAGCGCGAGCGCGACGCCCTGGCCGCGCGCGAGCAGGCCCTCGCGAGCGCGCTCGACCAGCGCGACGGATCCAGCGACCTCGTCGCCGCGGGCCTCCCCGGCATCCGCGGCCTCCTCGCCGAGCACGTGCACGTGGAGCCCGGTTACGAGGCCGCCGTCGCCGCCGCGCTCGGCTCGCTCGCCGACGCCGTGCTCGCCGAGACGCACGACGACGCCGTGGCCGCGCTCCGCCGCGCGGTCGACGACGACCTGGGGCGCGTCGAGGTGGTCGTGGCCGGATCCGCCGACGCGCGGGTCGCCGTCCCGTCATCCACCGGCCCCGTCGCCGCGGCCACCGTGGTCGACGCTCCGGACGGCGTGCGGCGGATCCTCGCGGACGTCGTCTTCGTCGACGGCCTCGCGGAGGCGGTCGCCCTCCTCGACGGACGGGACGCTCCCGCCACGGCGATCACCCGCGCGGGCGAGGTCGTGTCGGCGCACGTGCTGCGCGGCGGATCCGGCGCCACCCGCTCCAAGCTCGAGCTCGTCGCCGCGCGCGAGGCCGCCGCGACGACGCTGACCGACGTCCGCGCCCGCATCGACGATCTGCAGGTGGATCTCGCGGCCGGCCGGGAGCGCCTCCGTGCCGCCCGGGAGCGCGCGTCCACGGCGCTCGGCGGGCTGCGCGAGGCGGACGCGCGCCTCGCCGCCCATGCCGAGCGCCTCAGCCGCTCCCGCGCGCAGGCCGAGTCCGCGGCCGCGGAGCTCGCCCGCGTGCAGCGCGGCCTCGACCTCGCGGGCGCCTCCGTCGACGAGGCCGTCGGCGCGTCCGACGCCGCCCGTCGCGCGCTCGACGAGGCCCGATCCCGCCCGCGGCCCGTGCTCGACGCGAGCGGCCGCGACGCGCTCGTGGCCGAGTGGGAGGCGGCGCGCGAGGCGGAGATCGAGGCGCGCCTGCAGGTCGAGACCGCGCGCGAGCGCGTCCGCGCCGAGCAGGAGCGCACGGTCGCGCTCGAGCGCCGCCTGGCTGCGGAGCGCGCCGCCGCCGAGGAGGCTGCCCGCCGCCAGGTGATCCGACGCCGGCAGATCGCCCGCGCCGCCTCCGTCGCCGAGGCCCTGCCCGCCGTGGTGCGCGCCGCCGACCGCAGCACCGCGGAGGCGCGCCTCGTGCTCGCCCGCGCCGAGGAGGCGCGGGCCGGCCGGAACGCCGAGCTGGTAGCGCTCCGCCGGGAGGAGGCCGAGCTGCGCACGCGGCTGCACGGCATCACCGAGGACGTGCACGGCCTCGAGCTGCAGATCTACGAGAAGCGCCTGCAGGTCTCGCAACTGGTCGAGCGCGCTGCGAGCGAGCTCGGACTGGGGGAGGAGGTGCTGGTCGCCGAGTACGGGCCCGACGTGCCCGTCCCCGAGGAGGCGCCGCTGCCGCCGCGGCAGCGGCCGCGCGCGCCGGCGGATGACGGCGGCGACGATGCCGAGGCCGATCCCGACGCCGCCGCCGCGTCGGCCGAGACGTCTGCCCCGAGCGCGGAGCCGTCCGGGCCAGCAGACGAGGCGGACGAGATGGACGACGAGGACGACGCCGCGGATCCCGTCCCCACCCGCCCCTTCGACCGCGAGGAACAGCGCGCGCGCCTGCAGCAGGCGGAGCGCAAGCTCGCCCAGCTCGGTCGCGTCAACCCGCTCGCCCTCGAGGAGTTCGCGGCCCTCGAGCAGCGCCACCTGTTCCTCACCGAGCAGCTCGCCGACCTGACCGCGACGCGCAAGGACCTGCTCACGATCATCGACGACATCGACCGCACCATGCAGGGCGTCTTCGCGGCCGCGTTCGAGGACACCCGGCAGGCGTTCGACCGCGTCTTCCCGATCCTCTTCCCGGGCGGCACCGGCAGCATCCACCTCACGGATCCCGAGCAGCTGCTCACCACTGGCATCGAGGTGAGCGTGCGCCCCGCGGGCAAGCGCATCGAGCGCCTGTCGCTGCTCTCCGGCGGGGAGCGCTCCCTCGCGGCCGTTGCCCTGCTCATCGCGATCTTCACCGCGAGGCCCAGCCCGTTCTACATCATGGACGAGGTGGAGGCGGCGCTCGACGACGCCAACCTCGGCCGCCTGCTCACGATCCTCGAGCAGCTCCGTGACACCTCGCAGCTCATCGT encodes:
- a CDS encoding AAA family ATPase codes for the protein MHLKSLTLKGFKSFAQPTTFQFETGVTCVVGPNGSGKSNVVDALAWVMGEQGAKTLRGGKMEDVIFAGTSTRGPLGRAEVTLTIDNADGALPIDYTEVAIRRTLFRNGGSEYAINGTSCRLLDVQELLSDSGLGREMHVIVGQGRLDNVLRATPEERRGFIEEAAGILKHRRRKERTLRKLEGMQANLTRLNDLAGEIRRQLKPLGRQAEVARQAQTVAAVVRDARARLVADEVVTLRRALAEHTRTEEERTTERMVLQEKLDRAVIRSERIVEEQEGDEVDGARRTAFALEQVQERLRSLLSLAQQRLALLGSADDAPETAAGTTPGQVQESRDEAARLVALIAEAEAGWASARQATAAARQALDALDEEIQAQSALVSRHDLEIAGLTGRAETAGSRLAAVRGEVLRQQNALDAARARLAAAEAERERGEAEGEADEQGGSELTRAYEDAQADVASEESAIEAVREELHAKERERDALAAREQALASALDQRDGSSDLVAAGLPGIRGLLAEHVHVEPGYEAAVAAALGSLADAVLAETHDDAVAALRRAVDDDLGRVEVVVAGSADARVAVPSSTGPVAAATVVDAPDGVRRILADVVFVDGLAEAVALLDGRDAPATAITRAGEVVSAHVLRGGSGATRSKLELVAAREAAATTLTDVRARIDDLQVDLAAGRERLRAARERASTALGGLREADARLAAHAERLSRSRAQAESAAAELARVQRGLDLAGASVDEAVGASDAARRALDEARSRPRPVLDASGRDALVAEWEAAREAEIEARLQVETARERVRAEQERTVALERRLAAERAAAEEAARRQVIRRRQIARAASVAEALPAVVRAADRSTAEARLVLARAEEARAGRNAELVALRREEAELRTRLHGITEDVHGLELQIYEKRLQVSQLVERAASELGLGEEVLVAEYGPDVPVPEEAPLPPRQRPRAPADDGGDDAEADPDAAAASAETSAPSAEPSGPADEADEMDDEDDAADPVPTRPFDREEQRARLQQAERKLAQLGRVNPLALEEFAALEQRHLFLTEQLADLTATRKDLLTIIDDIDRTMQGVFAAAFEDTRQAFDRVFPILFPGGTGSIHLTDPEQLLTTGIEVSVRPAGKRIERLSLLSGGERSLAAVALLIAIFTARPSPFYIMDEVEAALDDANLGRLLTILEQLRDTSQLIVITHQKRTMEIADALYGVSMRQDGVSAVVGQRVSRDARPDPAPGSAGEDEPDGAPATEPEPAGEEQAAS